One stretch of Oncorhynchus clarkii lewisi isolate Uvic-CL-2024 chromosome 1, UVic_Ocla_1.0, whole genome shotgun sequence DNA includes these proteins:
- the LOC139415340 gene encoding uncharacterized protein, which yields MRVAVAIFSVFASVAVIIDATVYFKEQFQDGDAWKSRWLVSKHKTDYGEWQLTAGKFYGDAEADKGLQTSQDARFYAMSSRFEPFSNEGKPLVVQFTVKHEQKIDCGGGYVKIFPADLDQAAMHGDSQYYIMFGPDICGYSTKKVHVIFNYKGKNHLIKKEIKCKDDELTHLYTLILNPDQTYEVKINNEKVESGTLEEDWDILPAKTIKDPEAKKPEDWDDRPKIDDPTDTKPEGWEKPENIPDPDAKKPDDWDVDMDGEWEPPVIPNPEYQGEWNPKQIDNPDYKGTWVHPEIDNPDYTADTSIYKFHNIGVLGLDLWQVKSGTIFDNFLIGDDVKEAEEFGNETWGTTKEPEKKMKDAQEEEERKVREEEEKSKKDTADDEGDDDEEDESKEEEEDSPTEEGEEETPKKDKDELPTETGVEPFSVWQLSGIVLKMLSITLKTLQQQTFKIEIDPELTVKALKEKIETEKGKDGYPATGQKLIYAGKILNDDIPLKDYRIDENNFLVVMVTKPKPPATPQISPLAAPSSTPAPAPAPPAVFGLSLSDIARPTSSPAPMEISTLSPTSTPAPTSSLTQAVEFFTPPVPAPASIPPAALGTSAAPAAAASSLSEVKPEGEHPEQPFATPPALSSSSLVDDLSLLEEAASILVTGQAYENLVSEIMSMGYEREQVIAALRASYNNPDRAVEYLLMGIPAEADLLPPEAFLHTALANLNPTAPAPAPAPAPATDRAQPPPAATTGAVSSTQQPPSSGGLIGGLTGGTGGSTGGENPLEFLRNQPQFQQMRQVIQQNPALLPALLQQLGRDNPQLLQQITQHQERFVQMLNEPQGGEMVEEGVQSQGAPQTNYIQVTPQEKEAIERLKALGFPEGLVIQAYFACEKNENLAANFLLQQTFDDE from the exons ATGAGGGTCGCAGTGGCAATATTTTCAGTTTTTGCATCGGTAGCTGTCATCATCGACGCTACTGTATACTTCAAGGAACAATTTCAGGATGGAG ATGCATGGAAGAGCCGGTGGCTTGTATCAAAGCACAAGACTGACTATGGAGAGTGGCAACTGACTGCTGGGAAGTTTTATGGCGATGCTGAGGCCGATAAAG GCCTCCAGACCAGCCAGGATGCCCGTTTCTATGCTATGTCCAGCCGCTTTGAACCCTTTAGCAACGAGGGCAAGCCCCTGGTGGTCCAGTTCACTGTCAAACACGAGCAGAAGATCGACTGTGGCGGCGGATATGTCAAAATCTTCCCAGCAGACCTAGACCAGGCAGCTATGCACGGAGACTCGCAGTACTACATCATGTTTG GGCCAGACATCTGTGGCTACAGCACCAAGAAGGTTCACGTCATCTTTAACTATAAAGGCAAGAACCACCTCATCAAGAAAGAAATCAAATGCAAG GATGACGAGCTGACACACCTGTACACTCTGATCCTGAACCCGGACCAGACATACGAGGTGAAGATCAACAATGAGAAGGTGGAGTCAGGCACTTTGGAGGAGGACTGGGACATTCTGCCCGCAAAGACCATCAAGGACCCTGAGGCCAAGAAGCCAGAGGACTGGGACGACAGGCCCAAGATTGACGATCCTACAGACACCAAGCCAGAG GGCTGGGAGAAGCCTGAGAACATCCCTGACCCTGATGCTAAGAAGCCTGAtgactgggatgtggacatggatGGAGAGTGGGAGCCTCCTGTGATCCCCAACCCGGAGTATCAG GGAGAGTGGAATCCAAAGCAGATTGACAACCCCGACTACAAAGGTACCTGGGTGCATCCTGAGATTGATAACCCTGATTACACAGCCGACACCTCCATCTACAAGTTTCACAACATTGGAGTGCTGGGTCTGGACCTGTGGCAG GTGAAGTCTGGCACCATCTTTGACAACTTCCTGATTGGTGATGATGTAAAGGAGGCGGAGGAGTTTGGAAATGAAACCTGGGGAACTACAAAG GAACCAGAAAAGAAAATGAAAGatgcacaggaggaggaggagaggaaagtgagagaagaggaggagaagagcaaGAAGGACACTGCTGACGATGAGggagatgatgatgaggaggatgagtcaaaggaggaggaagaggacagcccAACGGAAGAAGGGGAAGAGGAAACTCCCAAGAAGGACAAGGACGAGTTG CCTACAGAAACTGGTGTAGAGCCCTTTAGCGTCTGGCAATTATCGGGAATCGTCTTGAAGATGCTGTCGATAACGTTGAAGACTCTTCAGCAGCAAACGTTTAAAATAGAAATAGATCCAGAACTAACG GTAAAAGCCCTGAAGGAGAAGATTGAGACTGAAAAAGGGAAGGATGGCTATCCAGCCACAGGGCAAAAGTTAATCTACGCAG GCAAAATCTTGAATGATGACATACCTCTAAAAGACTACAGAATTGATGAGAACAACTTTCTGGTGGTCATGGTTACAAAG CCCAAACCTCCAGCTACTCCACAGATTTCTCCTCTGGCAGCCCCATCCTCTACCCCTGCTCCTGCCCCTGCACCTCCTGCTGTTTTTGGGTTGTCCCTCTCTGACATTGCCCGACCTACCTCATCCCCTGCCCCCATGGAGATCTCCACCCTGTCCCCAACATCCACACCTGCCCCTACCTCAAGCCTCACACAAGCAGTGGAGTTCTTCACACCCCCTGTACCAGCCCCTGCTTCTATTCCCCCTGCAGCCCTGGGGACGAGTGCAGCCCCAGCTGCAGCAGCATCCTCCCTCTCAGAGGTAAAGCCTGAGGGGGAGCACCCTGAACAACCCTTTGCTACACCaccagccctctcctcctccag CCTTGTTGATGACTTAAGTCTCCTGGAAGAAGCAGCGTCAATACTGG tgacaggacaggcaTATGAGAATCTAGTGTCTGAAATCATGTCTATGGGATATGAAAGGGAGCAGGTTATTGCAGCGCTGCGAGCCAGTTACAACAACCCAGACAGAGCCGTGGAGTACCTGCTAATG GGGATTCCAGCCGAGGCTGACCTTCTGCCACCGGAGGCGTTCCTACACACAGCTCTGGCCAACCTCAACCCCACTGCCCCTGCTCCTGCCCCAGCCCCTGCTCCAGCCACAGATAGAGCACAGCCCCCACCAGCAGCCACGA CAGGCGCAGTGTCTTCAACCCAGCAGCCCCCCTCGTCTGGTGGGCTGATTGGTGGGCTTACTGGTGGTACTGGTGGAAGTACTGGGGGTGAGAACCCCCTGGAGTTTTTGAGGAACCAGCCACAGTTCCAGCAGATGAGACAGGTCATCCAACAGAACCCAGCTCTCCTTCCTGCCCTGCTCCAGCAGCTAGGCAGAGACAACCCCCAGCTGCTGCAG caaattaCCCAGCACCAGGAGCGGTTTGTGCAGATGCTGAACGAGCCCCaaggaggagagatggtagaGGAGGGAGTTCAGTCCCAGGGGGCGCCACAGACTAACTACATCCAGGTCACCCCACAAGAGAAAGAGGCCATCGAGAGG TTAAAAGCCTTGGGATTTCCAGAGGGACTTGTCATTCAAGCATATTTCGCATGTGAGAAGAACGAGAATTTAGCTGCTAATTTCCTGCTCCAACAAACATTTGATGACGAGTGA